The genome window ACCTAACAAGGCGTATTTGGAACCGTGAGCAGCTGCTTCTCACCCACAACACTTGGGCAGAAGAATTTATTTATTGGCATCGTACTGCTAATAACTTCCGCTTGCACGGATATGCTTACGCAACCCTGCAATTGCTCCCAGCAGATTACAACAATAACAATGAGGGTATCTCCTGTACCCGTCTTGCGCTGTCTGACCACTACCTAGCAGCAGGTTTATCCAATGGTTCTGTGTGCCTTTTCCATGTTCCCAATAGGCTTCATGTCTCAACATTCCATCCTCATCACCGTGATCGCCTAGGACGCTTCTCCAGCTCTGTGTCAGGAATCATCCTATCTGATACTCAGGTCGTGTTTGCCTCACTCGATGGTGACATTCATGTTGCAATGATTAACTATCCCAACCCCCCACGCCGAGCTCATCCAGGGGAAGTTGTCAATGACGGTGCTTTGGTGGACTTCACAGGAAGTAATCGGTGGTGGGTTGGCCTTTATGCAGGTGCCTGAATTCTATCATTAGTATATAAAGATATAATAATAGTGCAGCAACATTTCAATGTACttgtaattattttttctaattcaTGTAATAAGTAATCATGGTATATATGAACCTTCTTTCTTGTTCTGCAGGTGTTCCTGGGCGTGCTTTTCACGTGTGGAATAGCGAGACTGAAGAGCTAGTTTTTGTTGGCGGTTCGCTGACTGATCCAGAAGCTGTAATGGGGTGGCATTTACTTACTGATCAATTGACAGAATTTGTGGGCCGAATCAGAGTCACAAGCCATGAAGCTGCAGTGGGATGCACAAGCCTTAGAGTCGTGGTTTTTGATTTAAGAAACCCGGATATCATATTGGGAGAGGAAGTGTTTCAGAGGGAAATTGTAGTAGGTTGTGTCGATGCTAGTGGTCAATCATTCATGGTAGTGGATAACCGTGGTTCGGCAAGCGTTCGGTTAGTTGGCACATTGGAGGAAGTGTGTAGATTCACCATGAGGGGAGCCTCGCAGAGGGATGTTTTGGGGTGCATGAATGGTGGATATGCAATGCTATGCACCGCAGGTGTTATTAGGGTATGGAACATAGAGAATGGAGAATATTTGTACAGTCTTAGAGAAAGAATAGGCGACGCGAATGCCCTAGTTGCTGATGAAAGGCATGTGGCTGCTTGTTCCAGGGATACCACAATTCACCTATGGGATTTTGGAGCTCAATAAGATAGGGCATGGAATGTGAACTTTCTTGGCCGTTCTTCTGACTACAGATATCTGGAACCTTTAAAAGTTCATTGATTGGGAATTCGTAGGCCATTTTTAAGCGTCTAACAACGGGTTGACATTGTATTCCTGTATAGTGGTCGTGTAGTTTGACGCAGACACCGGACTTCCTAGCAGATTATGTATGCAAATTTTATTCGACAGCCAGAATTTTGCTCccgtacttttttttttcagacttttgaaattagttaattaaaccTAATTCCATATTTAATCCCAAAAATCAGCAACTCTTGAGGCAAACCTGGGGACTTAACTACTCAACCCTCCAACCCCGAAGAAATGatgtgatgtgtgcacggatcctggcccaccaatgacccagttcaagtaccattgggcccagtcacatgtgAACGGGttaagcaattcaaggaacgttcaagaccaacatggagttcactaagatattgagggcttggagagagacaatcgagtcatttacaccatgatccaagtccacgaagagtcaagcgggccaccaagagaataaggccttaggctccatcaattagttagcaattagttaatgattaagtaagagcatgggccggcccatcttgttccaaaaacatgggccgactttttctttttcctagcctttagggttttagtcactttagcctgtaaataggcttgctttgtaaggtttaagggtaGCCGTTTTATGATAATAAACTTGTTCTTGTTTCTCTTAGATGGAGAGTACAATTCCGTTACTTgcattggcaagggttcttgagcaatctcgtgatcgtccttgattgttctaccgacctatccacttgagtatcCACCTCGactggagtcgtcgttctaccaccttcaatcaaatcgtgttgtccgtttgattttaggttccgcaatccaagcgttggacaacctcgctataTCCTTGGGCagacgtgctacgtgtctcgaaatgtgttgatcgaggaacgtatcagttggcttcagagctttggtggaggtatcttccgttatatccgtagttttgtCCTAGTTATCAATTTTCCGCTGCCtttgtgtcaaaaaaaaaaaaaaattttcgtgCATCATATTTGTTGCTTCCTTATCGtgaaaaaaattctgttcgttAGCATTGTTGCTTTGTTGTGCCGTTTCGTTCTTTTGTTGTCAAGAAATTCTGGTCGTTGTTCTTGTTGTTGAGTCCGTGTTCAAATCTGCCCGTTGTTagtcaaaagagagaaaaaaaaaacacaaacaaaaTCTGTTCGCATcacttgtcaaaaaaaaaaaaaaaaggaaaggaaacctGTCCATATAGCTCTTGTCAAAGTTTTCAACTCAATCTGGCCGCaacttgcttgttgtgttgcgTCGTTAGTTGCTTGCAATTTGGCAGCACCGGTGTCCTTTTGTTGCGTCAAAACTGTTGGGCTATTGTATCTTCTAGTTGTTCAGGCATAATTTGTCCGTGTGTGTGTTTAGCTTGTTATCCCAAAATTCAGTTCGTCATTGTGTCTCCGCGGGTCACGAATCTGTCCGCGGCCTAGCTCCTCATTGGCGTCAATTTCTGTCCCCGTtgtgtgctgaaatttctggtcgtGTCTGGGTGTCTTGTGTCCGTAGTCACTGCCCAAAGTAGTTGTACCGTGAtcagcagaaaaaaaaaaaaaaaaaagactttgcGGCAGCTAGGGTTCCTTTCCCTCCTTGTCGCATCTTGTGTTTGTAGCAATCTGTCTAGATTTCTCCTTCGTTAATTGCTGATTCGTATGTGTCCAGATAGTGGGTCCATTCTGGTTGGTTGTTGTGTTGTTGGGGCCGTGTAAACAACCCAGCAaaagtcacaccaaaaaaaaaaaaaaaaaggagagaaagtcGCATACTTGGTTGTTGGCCTTGAAGTCATTGCTGGAATTTGGTTGTTGGGGTGGCTGCCGAACCTATTTGCTCTAGTTTCTTGAACTTTTGTGTTGTTTCTTGCAAACCTTGAATAGCAACATATATttgggtgatttttttttttagcttcttgaaaatcttggcCTACCAAAGACTGGTTTGGAAGTTCTTGAAACCAGAATTGTGCTGAATTCTTTTCTTGGGACTAGAATTGAGTCGTGCAAAATCTGattgagccaaaaaaaaaaaa of Coffea arabica cultivar ET-39 chromosome 5c, Coffea Arabica ET-39 HiFi, whole genome shotgun sequence contains these proteins:
- the LOC113687936 gene encoding transcriptional regulator STERILE APETALA, which translates into the protein MSTSPSSSEVGGRDGGRGGDGGGEFEGPSISRSRRRFGNRVWPAPFLEALAAQVSIDASRSTGRLSAAPALCSLFQVCSTWRAVSRSDLLWQNLTRRIWNREQLLLTHNTWAEEFIYWHRTANNFRLHGYAYATLQLLPADYNNNNEGISCTRLALSDHYLAAGLSNGSVCLFHVPNRLHVSTFHPHHRDRLGRFSSSVSGIILSDTQVVFASLDGDIHVAMINYPNPPRRAHPGEVVNDGALVDFTGSNRWWVGLYAGVPGRAFHVWNSETEELVFVGGSLTDPEAVMGWHLLTDQLTEFVGRIRVTSHEAAVGCTSLRVVVFDLRNPDIILGEEVFQREIVVGCVDASGQSFMVVDNRGSASVRLVGTLEEVCRFTMRGASQRDVLGCMNGGYAMLCTAGVIRVWNIENGEYLYSLRERIGDANALVADERHVAACSRDTTIHLWDFGAQ